Proteins from a single region of Ziziphus jujuba cultivar Dongzao chromosome 1, ASM3175591v1:
- the LOC107407673 gene encoding (R)-mandelonitrile lyase 1, translating into MGALLLFVLSLIFNHRLEVLALATSSDHDFSYLESVYNASDLPLKEEYDYIIVGGGTAGCPLAATLSANYSVLVLERGSVPSSYPLVLTANGLLANLMQEDDGKTPAQRFTSEDGVANVRGRVLGGSSMINAGFFSRADDQFYNESGIQWDMDMVEKAYQWVEDTIVFSSNLSAFQSIFKQALLEAGVGPDNEFSVQHIVGTKASGSTFDDQGRRHGAVELLNRGELKNLRVAVEAYVEKIIFSSNTSGFFATGVIYNDSNGKTHEAFARDGGEVILSAGAIGSPQLLLLSGVGPVPHLSSHAIPVISQNPDVGNHMADNPRNNVNMVVPFALDPSVPQVAGITNDSNYIQAISSVVPFSFPQPFSLFPNGTTPLQLSVATIVEKFSGPLSSGSLRLVSSAEVKVSPTVRFNYFEEPEDLARCVRGMRKVGDMLRTDAMEGLKFEDLEGVEGFKFLEPSLPRNLSDDASMESFCRSTVTTYWHYHGGCVVGKVVDADLRVVGTNSLRVVDGSIFNTSPGTNPQATLMMIGRYIGLKMLQEREAAAK; encoded by the exons ATGGGTGCTTTGTTATTGTTTGtgctttcattaatttttaaccaTCGATTGGAGGTTCTTGCATTGGCTACTTCATCTGATCATG ATTTCAGTTACTTGGAATCTGTATACAATGCCAGTGATCTACCATTAAAAGAAGAATATGACTACATAATAGTAGGAGGAGGCACAGCTGGCTGTCCTTTGGCTGCAACTCTATCGGCGAACTACTCGGTTCTTGTCCTGGAAAGAGGCAGTGTTCCTTCTTCATACCCACTGGTCTTGACCGCGAACGGGCTATTAGCGAATCTCATGCAGGAAGACGATGGTAAAACACCGGCTCAGAGGTTCACATCAGAAGATGGTGTTGCAAATGTCAGAGGAAGGGTCCTGGGTGGTAGCAGCATGATCAATGCAGGATTCTTCTCTAGAGCCGATGACCAATTCTATAATGAATCTGGCATTCAATGGGACATGGATATGGTCGAGAAGGCATATCAGTGGGTGGAAGACACTATTGTGTTCAGCTCCAATTTGTCTGCTTTTCAATCTATTTTCAAACAGGCTCTGCTTGAAGCAGGAGTTGGCCCTGACAATGAATTCAGTGTGCAACATATTGTCGGAACCAAAGCTTCTGGTTCAACCTTTGATGACCAGGGAAGGAGACATGGAGCCGTGGAGCTTCTCAACAGAGGAGAACTCAAGAACCTAAGAGTTGCAGTTGAGGCCTATGTGGAGAAAATCATCTTCTCTTCCAATACATCAG GCTTTTTTGCTACTGGGGTCATATATAATGATTCAAATGGGAAGACTCATGAGGCATTTGCAAGAGATGGAGGAGAGGTGATATTGAGTGCAGGGGCAATTGGGAGCCCTCAGCTTCTTCTTCTCAGTGGAGTTGGTCCAGTTCCTCATCTTTCATCCCATGCAATTCCAGTAATTAGCCAAAATCCCGATGTGGGAAACCATATGGCGGATAATCCCCGTAACAACGTCAACATGGTAGTCCCATTTGCATTGGATCCATCGGTTCCTCAGGTGGCAGGAATCACCAATGATTCCAATTACATACAGGCAATATCCTCCGTCGTCCCATTTTCTTTTCCTCAACCTTTTAGCCTTTTTCCAAATGGAACCACTCCTTTACAATTGAGTGTGGCAACCATTGTTGAAAAGTTCTCTGGACCTTTGTCGAGTGGCTCCCTCCGGTTGGTTTCGTCGGCTGAGGTCAAAGTCAGCCCAACTGTCCGATTCAACTACTTCGAAGAACCAGAGGACCTTGCTCGCTGTGTAAGAGGAATGAGGAAGGTGGGTGATATGCTGAGGACCGACGCCATGGAAGGACTCAAGTTTGAAGATTTGGAGGGTGTAGAAGGCTTCAAATTCCTAGAACCTTCTTTGCCAAGAAACCTCTCTGATGATGCATCAATGGAGTCGTTTTGTCGAAGCACAGTCACGACCTACTGGCATTACCATGGCGGTTGCGTGGTGGGAAAGGTGGTGGATGCTGATTTGCGGGTGGTGGGTACAAATTCACTTCGAGTGGTAGATGGATCCATATTCAATACATCACCAGGAACCAACCCTCAGGCAACTCTCATGATGATTGGCCG GTACATCGGCCTTAAGATGTTGCAGGAAAGAGAGGCAGCAGCGAAATAG
- the LOC125420680 gene encoding uncharacterized protein LOC125420680, producing the protein MKDSKLFLWRLISNTIPSKEVLVDRLRGDDVICEVCGAELEIAFHVFKECQGIRMLAFASRWGCKIDQWKVNSVKEMVEFCVEPRANHCFIGMDKELITVFLATLFYASWNFRNELRFQGAGAIRKAVLKLQKSFQEKWSVPAQGWWKLNTDAAYSDGKAGLAFVARDSNGEIKFLTSKSIKRDSPYEAKLQAMKWASACAEDKGWNFLE; encoded by the exons ATGAAAGACTCAAAACTCTTTCTATGGAGGCTGATTTCAAATACTATTCCTTCGAAAGAGGTGCTGGTTGATAGACTAAGAGGTGATGATGTCATATGCGAAGTCtgtggagccgaattggagatagCCTTTCATGTTTTTAAGGAGTGCCAAGGGATTAGAATGCTAGCTTTTGCCAGTAGATGGGGTTGTAAGATTGATCAGTGGAAAGTTAATTCAGTTAAAGAGATGGTGGAGTTTTGTGTTGAGCCAAGAGCAAATCATTGCTTTATTGGAATGGATAAAGAGCTTATCACTGTGTTTCTGGCTACTTTATTCTATGCTAGTTGGAATTTTAGGAATGAGCTTCGTTTTCAAGGAGCGGGAGCTATACGCAAGGCTGTGCTGAA ATTGCAAAAAAGTTTCCAAGAGAAGTGGTCGGTGCCAGCTCAAGGCTGGTGGAAACTAAACACGGATGCGGCTTACTCTGATGGGAAGGCTGGCCTTGCTTTTGTGGCCAGGGATAGCAACGGAGAAATTAAGTTTCTCACTTCGAAGAGTATTAAGCGTGACTCCCCGTATGAAGCAAAGCTCCAAGCTATGAAGTGGGCTTCGGCATGTGCTGAAGACAAAGGTTGGAATTTTCTTGAATAG
- the LOC132799199 gene encoding (R)-mandelonitrile lyase 1-like — translation MSKQKTIPLIWNSIHTMVALILLLLFHLFLPQQQILALPTGSNKNDFSYMKSVYNASDLPIEEEYDYIIVGGGTAGCPLAATLSEKYSVLVLERGSVPAAYPQVLSADGLLRFLIQVDDGNTPAQRFKSEDGVANARGRILGGSSMINIGFYSRAEDEFYKESGIQWDMDMVEKAYQWVEETVVFRSDHLSVWQSIAKQALLEAGVGPENGFSLDHIVGTKVGASIFDEDGRRHGAVELLNRGQLANLQIAVHATVERIIFSSDPAGLSARGVLYSDSKGKSHRAHIRDKGEVILSAGSIGSPQLLLLSGVGPDSELSSQQIPIVHPNPYVGKFMADNPRNTINIISPFPLDPSYVQVVGITNDYYIESLSSKVPSSLLPPSTLFPNATFPVDVSVATVGEKIVGPLSTGSLRLASPADVRDNPVVRFNYFEDPVDLARCVSGMRKIGEVLKTESMDRFKLRGLLGGEGFVYFGAPFPVNPSDDLSMEVFCKTTVETFWHYHGGCLVGKVVDGDLRVMGINALRVVDGSTFNRSPGTNPQATVMMMARYMGLKMLQQRSPSK, via the exons atgtcaaAGCAGAAAACAATTCCTTTAATATGGAATTCAATACATACAATGGTTGCTCTAATCTTGTTGCTTCTCTTTCATCTTTTCCTTCCTCAACAACAGATTCTTGCATTGCCCACTGGGTCCAATAAAAATG ATTTTAGTTACATGAAATCTGTATATAATGCCAGCGATCTACCAATAGAAGAAGAATACGACTATATAATAGTGGGAGGCGGCACTGCAGGGTGTCCATTGGCTGCAACTTTATCAGAGAAATACTCTGTTCTTGTCCTTGAAAGAGGCAGTGTTCCTGCCGCATATCCACAAGTGTTGAGCGCAGATGGGTTATTAAGATTTCTCATCCAAGTAGACGATGGAAATACACCTGCTCAGAGATTCAAATCTGAAGATGGAGTTGCAAATGCAAGAGGTAGGATATTGGGTGGTAGCAGCATGATCAATATAGGTTTCTACTCGAGAGCTGAAGATGAATTCTATAAAGAATCAGGCATCCAATGGGACATGGACATGGTCGAGAAGGCATATCAGTGGGTGGAAGAGACTGTTGTTTTCCGATCCGATCATCTGTCCGTTTGGCAATCCATTGCGAAACAAGCTCTTTTGGAAGCAGGAGTTGGACCTGAAAATGGATTCAGTTTGGATCACATTGTCGGAACCAAAGTTGGAGCTTCCATCTTTGATGAGGATGGAAGGAGACATGGAGCTGTGGAGTTGTTAAATAGAGGGCAACTCGCCAACCTGCAAATTGCAGTTCATGCAACAGTCGAAAGAATCATCTTTTCTTCCGATCCAGCAg GATTGTCGGCGAGGGGAGTCCTATACAGTGATTCAAAAGGAAAAAGTCACAGGGCACATATACGAGACAAAGGAGAGGTGATATTGAGTGCAGGGTCGATTGGGAGCCCTCAGCTTCTCCTCCTCAGTGGAGTCGGCCCAGATTCCGAACTTTCCTCACAGCAAATCCCAATCGTCCACCCGAATCCTTACGTCGGAAAGTTCATGGCCGACAATCCCCGCAACACCATCAACATCATCAGCCCATTTCCATTGGACCCTTCGTACGTACAGGTCGTAGGGATCACAAACGATTACTACATCGAATCCCTCTCTTCCAAAGTTCCTTCTTCACTTCTTCCCCCATCAACGCTTTTCCCAAACGCAACTTTCCCCGTCGATGTCAGCGTGGCGACGGTCGGGGAGAAAATCGTCGGACCACTATCCACTGGTTCTCTCCGGTTGGCATCGCCAGCTGATGTGAGAGACAACCCAGTTGTCAGGTTCAACTACTTCGAAGATCCGGTGGATCTTGCTCGGTGTGTAAGTGGGATGAGGAAGATTGGGGAGGTGCTGAAGACGGAGTCCATGGATAGGTTTAAGTTGAGAGGATTGTTGGGTGGAGAGGGTTTTGTGTATTTTGGAGCACCTTTTCCGGTGAACCCGTCTGATGATTTGTCAATGGAAGTATTTTGTAAAACGACAGTGGAGACGTTTTGGCATTATCATGGAGGTTGCTTGGTGGGGAAGGTGGTGGATGGTGATTTGCGGGTGATGGGGATTAATGCACTTCGTGTTGTTGATGGCTCCACTTTCAATAGATCACCGGGGACCAATCCTCAAGCCACCGTTATGATGATGGCCAG GTACATGGGCCTTAAGATGCTTCAGCAAAGAAGCCCATCAAAGTAG
- the LOC132800353 gene encoding uncharacterized protein LOC132800353, with translation MRLVTRRRINGVHAIKDGQTWLYEPKPIGDYFISPFTELFKSDHPPDSGEIQQLGELCISKSDNALLIRIPSEEEIKEAMLSNLLERIISPNQGAFVRGLWIAENTVVAQEVVYKIRSHKRKNGLMMMEVDLKKAYDRIKWEFLDRALSSWGFSEGFQRLIRSCVYSVHYSLLLNGSICRSFSLDRGLRQADPLSLLLVILCSEFLTRLLTREEKKGTLYGIKISKNAPAVSHLMYAYDLLIMCRAKPQEEAVVDECFKKYY, from the exons aTGAGATTGGTCACGAGGAGGAGAATAAATGGAGTGCATGCTATAAAAGATGGTCAGACGTGGCTTTATGAGCCGAAACCTATTGGGGACTATTTCATTAGTCCTTTTACAGAACTCTTCAAGTCAGATCATCCTCCAGATTCAGGAGAAATCCAACAGTTGGGTGAACTCTGCATCTCAAAATCAGATAATGCCTTGCTTATCCGAATACCTTCAGAAGAGGAGATCAAAGAAGCAAT GCTCAGCAATTTATTAGAACGGATTATTTCGCCCAATCAAGGAGCTTTTGTTCGGGGTCTATGGATCGCAGAGAACACGGTGGTGGCTCAAGAGGTGGTGTATAAAATTAGATCGCATAAAAGGAAGAATGGCCTTATGATGATGGAGGTTGATCTAAAGAAAGCTTATGATAGAATCAAATGGGAATTCTTGGACAGAGCTTTAAGCTCCTGGGGCTTCTCTGAAGGTTTTCAAAGGCTGATACGAAGCTGTGTCTATTCCGTACACTACTCTTTACTTCTTAATGGAAGCATTTGTAGATCTTTTTCCCTTGATAGAGGGCTGAGGCAAGCAGACCCCTTATCGCTTCTTCTCGTTATTCTTTGCTCGGAGTTCCTAACCAGGTTATTAacaagggaggaaaaaaaaggaactctTTATGGaataaaaatctcaaaaaatGCTCCAGCAGTCAGCCATCTCATGTATGCATATGATCTACTTATAATGTGTCGGGCAAAACCTCAAGAGGAAGCAGTTGTGGATGAATGCTTTAAGAAATATTATTAG